Sequence from the Cucumis sativus cultivar 9930 chromosome 1, Cucumber_9930_V3, whole genome shotgun sequence genome:
GCTGACTTTAGATTTCATCTTCTCAGTTAATGATGTTGTCCAACTTCAAGTCACCATTAGTGGAAAGAATGTTTTGGTTAGCAGGCTATTAGACAGGGAAATATCATCATTGAAGgtagatataatttttttttttgtttctgatAAATAAAGAGAACACAGGCTCCTGTGGGTAATCAAGTTTCTATTTTAATGGTGGACCTCTAAACTCACTCATTCCATATTCTTTACACATCTTCACCTTTTTCTACCATTCTTTTCTCTAAACTCTTAACCAAAATCTTTGACATATACaaggaaacaagaaaaagaaaatgactgAAATATCAGGTATTTGTTGAGAGCAGGTGAAAAGAAAGTTGTACCTTGTGATAGTTTGGTAGAAAATGGGCCTTCAAATTGGAAGTTGTTTTGTTAAAATGTATGGAATTCTCAAGTCTCTTCATGCCGCGTTGGAGCTTTGGTTGTTACAATCACTGTAGGGCTCAACTGCCACCTTGATGGCCAATCTCAGCCTCACCCACCTTGTCTTTCACACTAAAAAAACCCAATCAAATCCTAACCCTCTTCCTCTACTTCTGTGGAGAATAAACAATGGAAATCTGAAGATCCCATCTTCACCAGCCAAAGACTCTCTCAGTTTTTTAATGGCTTCCTTCATTTTCTGCATCAAATGGTAGGTAGGTACCATGCAACCACCTCCTTCAACTTAacatattctttcttttctctctttctctaatcTCTTTCAGCTTTTTCCACTCAAAAAGCAGAAAGGTTCATCCATTACctggaaaaagaagaaaaggagtGAGTGGTTATTGAGTATAGTATCTCATTTCCTGAGATGCCaagatttttaaatgaaatgaagcAAAAGGATGGTTATCTGATATACCCATCTCCCCTTTCACCTTTTGATGGTGGCACTGAtccaaaatcaaatgattCTACACCATcgccatcatcatcttcttctttcagcAGTATCAGCCCAATCCTTCTTCTAGTTATAGTGATTCTAGCAGTCATCTTTTTCATCTCTGGTTTACTCCATTTGCTCGTTCGATTTCTACTAAAAAGATCTTCCCCATCAATCTACCAATCCAATCGATACGCAGAACGGCCTGGATCTCACACACTCCAAAGACAGCTCCAGCAGCTCTTTCGCCTTCACGATTCAGGCCTCGACCAAACCTTCATCGACGCTTTGCCAGTGTTCTTGTACAAAGATATCATGGGTTTAAAAGAGCCATTCGATTGCGCCGTTTGTCTCTACGAATTTTCCGATCAGGACAGGCTGAGATTACTCCCCATCTGTAGCCATGCTTTTCACATCAGTTGCATAGACACATGGCTACTCTCAAACTCCACATGTCCACTCTGCAGGGCCACCCTTTTGGGCTCCAGTTTCCCTTCCGAAAACCCTAATCTCAACGAGATTTTTGGGCAAGAACACAATTATCACAGACAACCAGAAAACACGGTTTCTGGAAATCATCAGAAACGAGTAACAACAACAATGGAGGAATCTGCAGGGGAAATGAGAGTATTGTCTGTGAGACTCGGGAAGTTCAAGAAACTAAAcaacgaagaagaagaagaagaagatgatgatgatgatgaaataGAAGAGAAAGGAGAAAGCAGTAGTCAAAATAACCTTAACGCGAGAAGATGCTACTCAATGGGGACTTACCAATACGTTGTTGGAGAATCAGATTTACAGGTGATGAAGGAGAAGTTAAACATAGAGAATGTAAGAGGAAATGGGGAAATGGACGGGAAGAAAATCAGTGGGAGAAGTAAAGGGGAAAGTTTCTCGGTGTCGAAGATTTGGCAATGGTCGAAGAAGAGTGAGTTGCCAATTACGAGCAGCTCCAACAGTGAATGGAAGACGGCAGTTGTGTGAAATGTTCATCAATGGAGTTCCGAATTGTATCAGACAAATGGGATCAAAATGATTGTTGGTTTCTTCTATTTGATTGAATTCAGTTTTCTGTTAGTAAGGAGCTCTCAAGTTGTGTGTAAAACTTGGAACAATGAAGAACACAATGGTATCCAATTACTCGAGTTTTAGATCTGTCCTAACAATGGCGAATGATGATTTGATCAAATATggagtttttcaattttacggAAAtgtcaatcattttttttcaggttcaaattagtaaaattatatatgagaattttatttttgatatcAACTCTCCaaacatatttacaattatttgcatgattaaaaatatttatccttACTAGAAAAATGGCTAATaaattactaataatttttcaattttttcaatttttttttatttttaaaaacagtttatttaaactaaaatctaatttacctatttaaatcatattattgatgctttaataaatttctaaattaagtAGCGTTACTTTCTACTTTAGCATTATGCCTTACCATTTCATGGTCAAATATAATAggaaacataaatattttcactctCAATTTTGGTATATTGACAAATAAGAGATTTAAAATTCACTATTTCTGTGTTTAAtaattctctaaaaaaaatttaaacaattctGATATTTAACTTTAAGATGAATGATAATGctaattaatctatatttttttattactttttcacAAATATTTAACACAACTTAaatctaatttattaattaaacctaagttaaaatttatgtttaataagacaacttccaaaattttgtatctaatatacttcaaataatttttagaaaacgtTGAGTAATTCGAATGGCGGTTGTGAAAGTCCAATAAGTTCTTAGAAACTTATTAAACAAACTTCTTTTAGATTTAGACGATTGtgtatagaaaaatattatgaagaTGTCATTCGTAAAATTGAATTCTAATttgtatatgttttaaatgcaTACATTTACTCAATCATCAAGTATTGGAAGGATGTATATCTTTGGAACTAATATGTTTACTTCACTTTCAATTAAGCCCACTTGTAAACTTGTAATTGGTCCAAAGACTCGATAATTTGTGATATTGTCACTAATTATTGGTCGGAGAAAGACAAATAATTTGTGATGGACCCAAATTTCATACTCAATTGATACATTATTTacatattgtatattttaaaatagtttattgcTTTATGAGAAACAAAACTAGAAgtacaaacaataataattaaacctTTAATTCCAACCATATACATTTTAcgataacaataatttaattggaaGAATACATATTACCTAACtcgattttttttgtttaaagaaaacaaacccaaaaaggaaagaaagagagaaaataaatacacACTCTATCGATTAATAagaatttatataaataaaactctgtgaaatttggaattatacaatttttaattggaaaaagaataaaacaaaattatatcaacTATAAGAATATAAAGACCCACCCAATCATTTAGCTACACGTCatcccattaaaaaaatagtaaactaTCTTCTTTAACACGCGTACCGACGCCATTGGCGCCTCCCTACTACTTCATCCAAAACAGTCAATTTCCAGCTCATCAGTTGAAAAATACCGCCCGTTCAACTTCACCGGAGAAGACAAGACCCATCACCATCGCCTTCGCCGCCGTATCCTAACCATTCACCGCAGCAGAAGAAGACGATTTCACAGGCGCCGGAGGGATGGCAGCAAACCGGTCTGAGAAGTTCTGAAACCCACCACCAGTATTGTATTCATCCCCATCAAAATCCACATCCCCATTATGCCCCTCGTCGAAATTCAAAGCGTAACTGATAGGGTCATATTGGAATTTTCCAAGCTTAACAGTAGCCGGACGGTTCCTATTGAACCGACGAATAAACGTCTTCCATCTCGGACCGGCGACGATCTCCGACCATTCACGAAGCTTCTTGAGGGATCTGATTCCGCCTGTCCACCAGTGATGATCTTCGCTATCAAACTTGGTGGATTTTGCTTTCGTCTTCACCCGTTCCCACCATGAAAGCTCATCGGAACCCGACCGACTTGGTCCAAAGCAagggaaacaaaaacaactgTAGCGTTTAGAGGTTAAAAGAGCATCGGCGCCATCGATTGATTCTAATTCCTTGAAAGCTCCGTCACGGTCTCCCATGGccaaagaaagagaaagagaaagagagagaaagaggaattagggtttagagaaaagaataaGAGTGTTGTATATATTGCGAACGGTGAGTGACCGGAGAGTGCCGGTAGCCGGTGGTTGAATTATCCGAAAGCTAAAGAGgcgttttaaaagaaaaagagaaaacgggtttatttaattaatttttttatagagcCGTTGAGTGTGGGAGAGGGAATGATCTGGTGTATCGCGGAGATGTGAGAGAGagtacaaagaaaaaaaaaggaagtggGGCCCGGGGGATGAGCTGGCATGAGTAGATTAGAAAAATGAGGCGATGATTAGGGAATGTGGGGTCCCACTTACGGAATCTTTATTCGCTGGCGTTTCTATCCACTGCCTACTGGCACTAACTAATAttcactattttctttttctcttttctctcttcttttctattttcatttcatattcatattttaactaaaacaCAATTATACAACATCAAATATGGATACAATAAtgttgatttttcaaaacaatcaaaactatttttttttcttacaatcTAAACATTATTTCTAGACTTCCTGTACAATatttgtacatttttcttttttcttagaaaaaggGTCTATGTTGTTGGTAAATTCAACGTAAATATACtgaatgtaattaattaaatgtttagagttaattacaataacaaccaaaatacaaagaagcAACAAAAAATACATTGAAGAGTGCAATTGAAAATGGACTTGAATTGAttagagaaagaggaagaaaggaGAAGTatgaagataaataaataacattttcattgaattGTTAGGAGAATGTTCAAGTTATGATGTATTTTGCAAGACTTTGTGGATACTCAAACGTGAATACGAAGAATTGATTGATCTAGGGCCTTTTAAATGGATTTgttagttttatgttttaaaaaaacgagACAAAAATAGATACATAAAGTCACGTGTTAGCTAcgtaatttgaaaatatctacattttaacaaaatatcgTTATCTAACACGTATCGAAGTATGAATGCTTCGTAGATAGGGTTTTGAGGgcattgacttttttttttttatcttatttaaaataaaaagtgtcCAACTAGGAGTAGTGCTATaactcaattttttcaaaaagaacaaataaataaagagtaTACATCAGATGGAcggttttttgttctttagaagtaaaaaagaaagaataaagtggacggtttttattttgtttatttttctcttttctattttgtggAAAAGTGGAGAGATTCtaaatgttgtttgttttctattattgGTGATGATGAAAACAATGAactatgaaaagaaaaggaaaaattgttaataaagtgGCAAAAAGTTGTAGGATCTTTTGGAGAGGATGGGAAGTTTGGGCCGTGGGCTGGGCTCTATTGAGTGAGAGAAGTTTTGGGTTCTTTAACATATTTAGTTGGTATTTACCATAAAGAAACTCATCGACTGGCTTCCTATCCCTCTCGGCTCTAACGAATATCCAGATCGGCTCGGAAACTTGGGTTGCGACGGTGGTCGTTTAGACCGAACCATGCCGGGACCTGGGCCTCACATGCTCTACGCCATGGGCTCCGGCATGGCTCTGACCACTCTCTCCGACGGCCGATTCAGCCCCCACCATACTCTCTTTTACACCATCAACGCTTTCTTCGGCCCCGACATCGGCTCCTTCTCCGATTGGCTGTCCTCCGTTCTTGGTTTCTCAGCATCTTCTGTTCCCGACGTTATCCATCATCCCGTCTTCTACATCCTCATTCTGGGTCTTCCTCTCTGCCTCTTCTACTCCTGGCTCTCCTCTTTTCTACTCCATAAGGGCCTCCTCGATTCTGTCTTTGGGGTGAGTCAATTCACTCCATGATCGGGGAGATTTTGGAATTcggtattttattttttggatcATTGTATTTGTTGTTGGTTGCCTGAATCTGCTGAATTATGTGGAACACCTAATTGGATCGCTCGTTTTCCTTACACGATTTCACTTGTTGTATTGGTTTGACTTCTTTACGGTTTTCCTTGCtgtaaaatgattattaaGTTAGAACGATGTGGTTATTTGCTGCTTCTagtgaaaagaaatgaaaaaacattGTGAATCCTTTATAAGATTGTTAATCTTCATCcttgttcctttttttctaatgatGTAGGTATCTCTTAATAGAAGGCAATGCTTGTTGTTAATTTCAGCTGGTTCTTTTTCACACTTCTTTCTTGACCATTTGTTTGAGGTAAGCTTTTCATTATCGAGAATTTAAATTGCCCCATCACCTACATTCTGCCCCTGTAAGTTCTTTGCtcctttttaaaagtaaacttTTTTGCTTGATATACCAATGTGTGAGAATACTAGTTACCGGTGTATGGGTAAGATTCATAGGATATTAGTAAGTGgtgttttagttataaataggAGCAGTTGGGGATCTTAAGGGGGTTTGAATCACTTTGTTGAAAGTTTCAATAGTTGACTTTGAGAGAGACATAGCCCTCTTTGGCTATTAGTATAATGTAATGTCTCTTGATATTGCAATACATTCCTATCCTTGTgttctttgtatttctttgaattttcGTTATGTGGTATCCTAATATATTGCTGCTAAAGCATCTCCTCAGGTAAAGCACCTGTCATGAAGAGATGTGATGTGTGTTAaaatacaagttttcttattatCCAAGAGAGTGCAAGGGAAAATAAACCTTGTTATTACCATCTAATTAACGATGCTTGAGACCTTTGTTGATTTAACTGAgttagttgaaaatttttctcaGATGAGATGAGAAGTACTATGATATAATCTTATCAGGATGAATTAGTTCAtcaattttttactttctctAAGTCCTGTGCATTTGGAATGGGATTGTTCTTTCCTGTTTCTTGTTGCCTAGAAAGCTATGTTATTAAACAAGATGGGTTGTACAATTATATCTGTATCATCAAATTTGTAGGAAAATGGGCATTCATCAACGTACACTTGGATATTGAGCACTGGTTGGTGGGAGAACCGAGCACCAATCAATCCAGATGCTGTTATGGTTGTTGGATTCTTGTGCACTTGCTTAATTGGTGGTTTTGTTTACATTAACAGGTTCGTGAATaccaattatattaattctatTTGCTATTTAAGTTCTATTTAAACTCAATATAATACCATTTTCATGTTCCTTTATGAGACAGGGTGAAGTCTGGAAAGTCAATTTCGAAACAATCGTATCAGTCGGTAAAGCTTATGGTAGTAGTAGCTACCCTATATTCCATGTGGTGCGCAAGCCAGATATACTGGGCTAGCCCTCGTCGACCAGCTGTCGGTGAAGAAGCTGATCTTGGAGTTTTAGTGTTTCtggttttctatttttttctaccTCATTATCTTTGTATAAAGTCCATGCAACCAAAAGATTCTGAAACGAAACATCTCCCATTGTGATAGATGAGTTATTcatttatattacaaaaagtTCAATAGACAACATCAGTTTCCTTTTTTCACTTTGACATTACAGCC
This genomic interval carries:
- the LOC101221499 gene encoding uncharacterized protein LOC101221499 isoform X2 produces the protein MPGPGPHMLYAMGSGMALTTLSDGRFSPHHTLFYTINAFFGPDIGSFSDWLSSVLGFSASSVPDVIHHPVFYILILGLPLCLFYSWLSSFLLHKGLLDSVFGENGHSSTYTWILSTGWWENRAPINPDAVMVVGFLCTCLIGGFVYINRVKSGKSISKQSYQSVKLMVVVATLYSMWCASQIYWASPRRPAVGEEADLGVLVFLVFYFFLPHYLCIKSMQPKDSETKHLPL
- the LOC105436380 gene encoding uncharacterized protein LOC105436380 → MGDRDGAFKELESIDGADALLTSKRYSCFCFPCFGPSRSGSDELSWWERVKTKAKSTKFDSEDHHWWTGGIRSLKKLREWSEIVAGPRWKTFIRRFNRNRPATVKLGKFQYDPISYALNFDEGHNGDVDFDGDEYNTGGGFQNFSDRFAAIPPAPVKSSSSAAVNG
- the LOC101221499 gene encoding uncharacterized protein LOC101221499 isoform X1, which codes for MPGPGPHMLYAMGSGMALTTLSDGRFSPHHTLFYTINAFFGPDIGSFSDWLSSVLGFSASSVPDVIHHPVFYILILGLPLCLFYSWLSSFLLHKGLLDSVFGVSLNRRQCLLLISAGSFSHFFLDHLFEENGHSSTYTWILSTGWWENRAPINPDAVMVVGFLCTCLIGGFVYINRVKSGKSISKQSYQSVKLMVVVATLYSMWCASQIYWASPRRPAVGEEADLGVLVFLVFYFFLPHYLCIKSMQPKDSETKHLPL
- the LOC101221418 gene encoding RING-H2 finger protein ATL46, which encodes MPRFLNEMKQKDGYLIYPSPLSPFDGGTDPKSNDSTPSPSSSSSFSSISPILLLVIVILAVIFFISGLLHLLVRFLLKRSSPSIYQSNRYAERPGSHTLQRQLQQLFRLHDSGLDQTFIDALPVFLYKDIMGLKEPFDCAVCLYEFSDQDRLRLLPICSHAFHISCIDTWLLSNSTCPLCRATLLGSSFPSENPNLNEIFGQEHNYHRQPENTVSGNHQKRVTTTMEESAGEMRVLSVRLGKFKKLNNEEEEEEDDDDDEIEEKGESSSQNNLNARRCYSMGTYQYVVGESDLQVMKEKLNIENVRGNGEMDGKKISGRSKGESFSVSKIWQWSKKSELPITSSSNSEWKTAVV